A region of Maribacter algicola DNA encodes the following proteins:
- a CDS encoding NAD(P)/FAD-dependent oxidoreductase, with protein MKKEKTDVLVIGAGPSGSVAAAYLFNEGISVKVVEKNKFPRFVIGESLIPRCMDHFEAVGLLDCLKEKNFEIKTGARFLQGAKVCEFDFSKKHTKGWDWTWQVPRAEFDKTLTDELLKRGVDIEFEKEVLAVDFKENHSVTTITDQEGNSSEIEAKFIIDSSGFGRVLPRLLDLEKPSEIPKHSSIFTHVKDIRRPSGWEGHRITFDIVSQETWLWVIPFSNGYTSIGYVGPTEYLESFEGTMENRLRNLMKLSDHYHDRFEALPYVFEPKMIKNIAKSVKQLYGKGFVLTGNSAEFLDPVFSSGVTFATESAHVSAKLIAKELRGEEVDWETEYSQYMLEGVEVFSTYVKEWYTGNLQKIFFTDSENPLIKEQICSVLAGYVWDKTNPFVKNHHRLVRTVAHITDLEKENAGL; from the coding sequence ATGAAAAAAGAAAAAACAGACGTATTGGTGATCGGTGCCGGACCTTCCGGTTCCGTTGCGGCCGCCTACCTTTTTAATGAGGGTATTTCTGTCAAGGTTGTTGAGAAAAACAAATTTCCCAGGTTTGTCATTGGGGAAAGTTTGATACCCAGGTGCATGGATCATTTTGAGGCCGTTGGCCTGCTTGATTGCCTTAAGGAAAAGAACTTTGAAATCAAAACAGGTGCCCGTTTCTTGCAAGGTGCTAAAGTTTGTGAGTTTGATTTTAGTAAAAAACATACCAAAGGGTGGGATTGGACTTGGCAGGTTCCCAGGGCGGAATTTGATAAGACATTAACGGATGAACTACTGAAACGTGGGGTAGACATCGAATTTGAAAAAGAGGTATTGGCGGTGGATTTCAAAGAGAATCATTCGGTTACCACAATTACGGACCAAGAAGGCAATTCTTCTGAGATAGAGGCCAAATTTATTATAGATTCCAGTGGTTTTGGAAGGGTGCTACCCAGATTGCTCGACCTGGAAAAACCCTCGGAAATACCTAAACATTCCTCCATTTTTACCCATGTAAAGGATATAAGGAGACCCAGCGGATGGGAAGGGCATCGCATTACTTTTGATATCGTAAGCCAGGAAACCTGGTTATGGGTCATACCCTTTTCAAATGGATATACAAGTATTGGATATGTAGGGCCCACGGAGTATTTGGAGTCCTTTGAAGGAACCATGGAGAATAGGCTTAGGAATTTGATGAAATTGAGCGACCACTACCATGATAGGTTTGAAGCTCTGCCCTACGTCTTTGAACCCAAAATGATCAAGAACATTGCCAAATCTGTGAAACAGCTTTATGGCAAGGGTTTTGTGCTTACAGGGAATAGTGCGGAGTTTCTAGATCCCGTTTTTTCTTCCGGAGTCACTTTTGCAACGGAATCTGCGCATGTATCGGCAAAATTGATAGCCAAAGAACTTAGGGGGGAAGAAGTGGATTGGGAAACCGAGTATTCCCAATACATGTTGGAAGGAGTAGAGGTATTTTCTACCTATGTGAAGGAATGGTATACGGGAAACCTTCAAAAGATATTCTTTACCGATTCTGAAAATCCGCTTATCAAGGAACAAATTTGTTCCGTACTGGCCGGTTATGTGTGGGACAAGACCAATCCGTTCGTAAAAAACCATCATCGGTTAGTTCGCACCGTAGCCCACATTACGGATTTGGAAAAGGAAAATGCCGGTCTTTAG
- a CDS encoding acyl carrier protein, protein MTKQTIIEKINDFLIEDFEVGEEELEPNANLKDTIGLDSLDFVDLVVAVESNFGVKLVGEDFVNVITLQDFYNLIERKLD, encoded by the coding sequence ATGACCAAACAAACCATTATTGAGAAGATCAACGACTTCTTGATAGAAGATTTTGAAGTAGGGGAGGAAGAATTGGAACCCAATGCAAACCTTAAGGACACCATTGGCCTTGACAGCTTGGACTTTGTGGATTTGGTCGTTGCAGTGGAAAGTAATTTTGGGGTTAAATTGGTTGGAGAAGACTTTGTAAACGTTATTACCCTTCAGGATTTCTACAACCTAATTGAAAGAAAACTGGACTAA
- a CDS encoding HAL/PAL/TAL family ammonia-lyase — MPEIKGSLGIQDFYDVIFDQKSITLSKVLLDTVEESHNFLKEFSKNKIIYGVNTGFGPMAQYKIKDSQTLQLQYNLIRSHASGTANPIEPKYVRAAMLARLNTLSLGNSGVHVSVIEVMAQLLNKNIVPLIYEHGGVGASGDLVQLAHLALVLIGEGEVFYNGERRPTKEVFEIEGISPIKIALREGLGLMNGTSVMTGIGIVNTIYTRRLLEWAIACSSAINEIMQAYDDHLSEELNLTKKHKGQREIARAMRSHLVDSSLTRKREHHLYTSIDEVSVFEEKVQEYYSIRCVPQILGPVWDTLNEVERILMEEVNSANDNPIVDVEKKHVYHGGNFHGDYVSLEMDKLKIVVTKLSMLAERQLNYLLNSKLNNILPPFVNLGTLGLNFGMQGVQFTATSTTAENQMLSNPMYVHSIPNNNDNQDIVSMGTNAALITKKVIENAYEVVAIEMITIVQAIEYLEMANKVSSKTKKMYDAVRNIVPPFKEDEIMYPYVNQVKNYIINHQNIKS; from the coding sequence ATGCCAGAAATTAAAGGAAGTCTAGGAATACAGGATTTTTACGATGTAATTTTTGACCAAAAGTCCATTACTCTTTCCAAAGTACTATTAGACACCGTAGAGGAAAGTCATAATTTCTTAAAGGAATTCTCTAAAAATAAGATTATTTATGGAGTGAATACAGGCTTCGGCCCCATGGCCCAATATAAAATAAAGGATTCACAAACCCTTCAATTGCAATATAATCTTATCCGAAGTCATGCCTCCGGTACGGCGAATCCCATTGAACCAAAATATGTTAGGGCGGCCATGTTGGCCCGCCTGAATACCCTAAGTTTAGGCAATTCTGGAGTTCATGTCTCCGTCATAGAAGTAATGGCACAATTGCTGAACAAGAACATCGTTCCATTAATTTATGAACATGGTGGTGTTGGCGCCAGTGGCGATCTTGTGCAATTGGCCCATTTGGCATTGGTCTTGATCGGCGAAGGCGAAGTATTTTACAATGGGGAAAGAAGGCCAACTAAAGAGGTATTTGAAATAGAAGGCATCAGCCCTATAAAAATAGCCTTAAGGGAAGGTCTGGGTCTTATGAATGGAACTTCGGTAATGACCGGTATAGGTATCGTGAACACAATCTATACCAGAAGATTATTGGAATGGGCCATTGCCTGTTCATCGGCCATCAATGAAATTATGCAGGCGTATGACGACCATCTATCGGAAGAACTCAATCTAACCAAAAAACATAAAGGCCAAAGGGAAATAGCCCGGGCCATGCGTAGTCATTTGGTGGACAGTTCCCTCACAAGAAAGAGAGAACATCATCTTTATACTTCCATTGACGAGGTATCCGTTTTTGAGGAAAAGGTCCAGGAATATTATTCCATACGATGCGTTCCGCAGATTTTGGGACCCGTTTGGGACACACTCAATGAGGTAGAGCGCATCTTAATGGAAGAGGTGAATTCCGCCAATGACAATCCCATTGTGGACGTGGAAAAAAAACATGTATATCACGGCGGTAATTTCCACGGCGATTACGTTTCCTTGGAAATGGACAAGCTGAAAATTGTGGTTACCAAGTTGAGTATGTTGGCAGAAAGACAGCTTAACTATTTATTAAATTCTAAATTGAACAATATCTTGCCTCCTTTCGTTAATTTAGGTACATTAGGTCTGAATTTTGGCATGCAGGGGGTTCAGTTCACCGCGACTTCCACTACTGCGGAAAATCAAATGTTGTCCAACCCTATGTATGTTCATAGTATCCCTAACAACAACGACAATCAAGATATTGTAAGCATGGGTACCAATGCAGCCCTCATCACCAAAAAAGTAATTGAAAATGCCTATGAGGTCGTTGCCATAGAAATGATAACCATTGTTCAAGCGATTGAATATCTTGAAATGGCCAACAAGGTTTCTTCCAAAACCAAAAAAATGTACGATGCGGTTCGTAACATAGTTCCCCCATTCAAAGAGGATGAGATTATGTATCCTTATGTAAATCAAGTAAAGAACTATATTATTAACCATCAAAATATAAAATCATGA
- a CDS encoding serine hydrolase domain-containing protein → MKQLAKLFLVLLSIQLTAQTSSIKNSPVLTEGNPSEQGMSSERLDRIDLMLSNEVSKGNLPGAVALIARNGKIVFHKAYGMDNSESEKAMEKNAIFRIASQTKAITATAVMMLWEEGKFKLDDPISKYIPQFEAAQILESFNEADSTYTTKPAENQITIRDLITHTSGIGYGMIDGDERFRKIYAKAGIIDAFTSKKILIGDNIKKLATLPLHHEPGQAWTYSEGLDVLGYFIEIVSGMPFDKFLRTRIFEPLQMNDTYFYLPKEKWDRLVAVQYRDGKKWKRFTTPIFDIDYPNSSGTFFSGGAGLSSTAQDYANFLQMYLNGGELNGKRLLSRTTVHSILSNQIGTIWDGRKHYGIAFDLINEKGAMAGGEGSEGTFSWGGYFNTQYFADPQENIIGIIMKQTQGPVNDDTGWKFRQMVFASIDD, encoded by the coding sequence ATGAAACAACTCGCCAAACTTTTCCTTGTGCTTTTGTCCATACAACTTACCGCACAAACGAGTTCTATAAAAAATAGTCCGGTACTTACAGAAGGGAATCCATCGGAACAAGGGATGTCCTCTGAAAGATTGGATAGAATCGACTTAATGCTAAGTAATGAAGTCTCAAAGGGTAATCTCCCAGGTGCTGTAGCGCTAATTGCAAGGAATGGCAAAATTGTCTTTCACAAGGCCTATGGAATGGACAATTCAGAATCCGAAAAAGCAATGGAAAAAAATGCCATTTTTAGAATTGCATCGCAAACAAAGGCCATTACCGCTACGGCCGTAATGATGCTATGGGAGGAAGGAAAGTTTAAATTGGACGACCCGATCTCAAAGTACATACCCCAATTTGAAGCAGCCCAGATTTTGGAATCGTTTAACGAGGCTGATTCCACTTACACCACAAAACCCGCAGAAAACCAAATTACCATTAGGGACCTCATCACACATACCTCGGGAATAGGATATGGGATGATCGATGGCGATGAACGTTTTAGAAAAATATATGCGAAGGCTGGCATCATCGATGCCTTTACTTCTAAAAAGATACTAATAGGGGATAATATAAAAAAGTTGGCTACCCTACCCTTGCACCATGAACCAGGTCAAGCATGGACCTATAGCGAAGGTCTTGACGTGCTTGGCTATTTCATAGAAATAGTTTCAGGAATGCCCTTTGATAAATTTTTGCGCACCCGAATCTTTGAGCCTTTACAAATGAACGATACGTATTTCTACTTACCTAAGGAAAAATGGGACAGATTGGTGGCCGTCCAATATAGGGATGGAAAAAAATGGAAACGTTTCACTACCCCTATTTTTGATATTGACTATCCAAATAGTTCCGGGACCTTTTTTTCGGGGGGTGCAGGACTGTCCAGTACAGCACAGGATTATGCCAATTTCTTACAGATGTACCTCAACGGAGGTGAACTGAACGGTAAACGTTTGTTAAGCAGAACTACGGTACATAGTATTTTAAGTAACCAAATAGGCACCATTTGGGATGGTAGAAAACATTATGGTATTGCCTTTGACCTAATCAACGAAAAGGGAGCCATGGCAGGTGGTGAAGGTAGCGAAGGCACGTTTAGTTGGGGCGGCTACTTTAACACTCAATATTTCGCAGATCCCCAAGAAAATATAATAGGAATCATCATGAAACAGACCCAGGGCCCTGTAAATGACGATACGGGCTGGAAGTTTAGGCAAATGGTTTTCGCTTCTATTGACGATTAA
- a CDS encoding WG repeat-containing protein, protein MKRILTLTILFSVIFSFGQELALVRENDLFGYIDTSGKYVIQPQFEGAKSFSEGYAAAEKDKMWGYINTKGDWAIEPTYDKVKYFNSGYALVLKEDRWRYIDPSGKELEIPSTEKFYDFEEGVAFIRQGDKIGLIGTDGKILMEPSYDEIKSFRDGYAKVRNGELWGMIDNKGKVVIPVEYEEIGNTWNKAGVYGKKGADFGIIHNGSFNVIEGADKVWNFHGNSVLTYARKDKMTGFVNSKGEWVIQPIYKKARAFSNGLAPVAENKDWGYINEEGKTVIDFQYKDAEIFSENGLAPVKDKDWGFIDTSGNLIIPMEYDITAGLAFLAGNNDKGFLGDFARIKSKDGWGFFNTKGELLGNKWYQNAEPFVKN, encoded by the coding sequence ATGAAACGAATTTTAACTTTAACAATCCTTTTTTCCGTCATCTTTTCCTTTGGACAAGAACTGGCGCTGGTTCGTGAAAACGACCTTTTCGGTTATATTGACACATCGGGCAAATATGTGATCCAGCCCCAATTTGAAGGAGCCAAAAGCTTCTCGGAAGGATATGCGGCTGCTGAAAAGGACAAAATGTGGGGATACATCAACACGAAAGGGGATTGGGCCATTGAACCAACATATGACAAAGTAAAATACTTTAATTCTGGATATGCCTTAGTTTTAAAGGAAGACCGATGGAGATACATCGACCCTAGTGGCAAGGAATTGGAGATTCCCTCTACGGAGAAATTTTATGACTTTGAGGAAGGCGTGGCCTTTATCCGTCAAGGGGATAAAATAGGGCTGATAGGTACCGATGGGAAAATACTTATGGAACCCTCCTATGATGAAATAAAATCCTTCAGGGACGGATACGCCAAGGTTCGTAATGGAGAATTATGGGGAATGATTGACAACAAGGGGAAAGTTGTTATCCCCGTTGAATACGAGGAAATTGGAAATACCTGGAACAAAGCTGGGGTATATGGTAAAAAAGGAGCTGATTTTGGAATCATTCATAATGGGTCCTTTAACGTCATCGAAGGTGCAGACAAGGTTTGGAACTTCCATGGAAACTCTGTCCTAACCTATGCCAGAAAGGATAAAATGACCGGTTTTGTAAACTCTAAAGGCGAATGGGTCATTCAACCTATCTATAAAAAAGCAAGGGCCTTTTCCAATGGGCTAGCGCCGGTAGCGGAAAATAAAGATTGGGGGTATATAAACGAAGAAGGAAAAACAGTCATCGATTTCCAATATAAGGACGCAGAAATCTTTTCAGAAAACGGGCTGGCTCCCGTTAAGGATAAGGATTGGGGCTTCATAGATACAAGTGGAAACCTAATTATTCCCATGGAATATGATATTACCGCTGGATTGGCCTTTTTGGCCGGAAACAACGACAAGGGTTTTTTGGGTGATTTCGCCCGAATAAAATCAAAAGATGGTTGGGGCTTTTTTAATACCAAAGGCGAACTACTTGGCAACAAATGGTACCAAAATGCGGAACCATTCGTAAAAAATTAA
- a CDS encoding beta-ketoacyl-[acyl-carrier-protein] synthase family protein yields the protein MMKRVVITGMGIYSCIGKNLEEVKQSLYHGKSGIGIDPLRTEFGFRSPLTGIVEDPDLKKLLSRRQRISMGEESRYAYVATLEAMKKAGITEDFFEQNEVGIIYGNDSTALSVVESVDIIKEKKDTTLVGSGAIFKAMNSTVTMNLSTIFKLKGINLTLSAACASGSHSIGLAYHLIKSGLQDCIIVGGAQETNHISMASFDGLGVFGIRPDDATKASRPFDLDRNGLIPSGGGATLILESYDSAVLRGAPILGEVIGYGFSSNGDHISTPNVEGPSRAMQRALEDAKMDAGDIDYVNAHATSTPVGDANEAKALFEVFGKSNPLISSTKSMTGHECWMAGASEVIYSMLMMEHSFVAPNINLENPDEDSAKLNLANKTIDKKIDVFLSNSFGFGGTNSALIIKKC from the coding sequence CTGATGAAGAGAGTCGTGATCACGGGCATGGGCATTTATTCCTGTATTGGGAAGAATCTGGAGGAAGTTAAGCAGTCCCTATATCATGGAAAATCAGGGATTGGTATCGACCCCCTTCGAACAGAATTTGGGTTTAGATCCCCCCTAACCGGTATTGTGGAGGACCCTGATTTAAAAAAATTGCTTTCCCGAAGACAACGGATCAGCATGGGCGAGGAGAGCAGGTATGCCTATGTCGCCACCCTCGAGGCCATGAAAAAGGCCGGAATTACCGAAGACTTTTTTGAACAAAACGAAGTTGGGATCATATATGGAAATGACAGCACTGCATTGTCCGTTGTTGAATCCGTAGACATTATTAAAGAGAAAAAAGACACCACCCTTGTTGGCTCAGGTGCCATTTTTAAGGCCATGAACTCTACGGTGACCATGAACCTTTCCACAATTTTTAAGCTCAAAGGTATTAATTTGACATTAAGCGCGGCATGTGCGAGCGGCTCACACTCCATAGGCCTTGCCTACCATTTAATAAAAAGCGGACTGCAAGATTGTATCATCGTAGGGGGAGCACAGGAGACCAATCACATATCCATGGCCAGTTTTGATGGTCTTGGCGTTTTTGGCATCCGTCCAGATGACGCAACAAAGGCCTCAAGACCCTTTGACCTAGATAGAAATGGTTTAATTCCCAGTGGCGGTGGGGCTACCTTGATTTTGGAAAGTTATGATAGTGCCGTTCTAAGGGGCGCACCAATTCTGGGCGAGGTCATTGGTTATGGCTTTTCATCCAATGGGGACCATATCTCTACCCCCAATGTTGAAGGACCCTCAAGGGCGATGCAGAGAGCGTTGGAAGATGCCAAAATGGATGCGGGGGACATTGACTATGTAAACGCCCACGCCACCTCGACCCCGGTAGGGGACGCCAATGAGGCCAAAGCCCTTTTTGAGGTATTTGGTAAAAGCAACCCGCTCATAAGCTCCACTAAATCCATGACTGGACACGAATGTTGGATGGCAGGCGCAAGTGAGGTCATTTACTCTATGTTGATGATGGAACATAGCTTTGTGGCACCTAACATAAACCTTGAAAATCCAGACGAGGACTCCGCAAAACTTAACTTGGCCAACAAAACCATAGATAAAAAAATTGATGTATTTTTGTCCAATTCATTTGGATTTGGCGGAACCAACTCCGCACTTATTATTAAAAAATGTTGA
- the fabG gene encoding 3-oxoacyl-ACP reductase FabG, which translates to MKYALVTGGSRGIGRAICLQLAKDLEYQLLINYNGNRKAAEETLRMVQEVGGSGQILQFNVTDSQAVKNTLDDWHDKNKNAVIEVLVNNAGIKKDGLFMWMSMEDWSSVINTSLNGFYNVTNALIQKLLTNRYGRIINIVSVSGLKGTPGQTNYSAAKSAVIGATKALAQEVAKRKITVNAVAPGFIETDMTEDLDELELKKMIPVNRFGKPEEVAHVVSFLASDKTSYITGEVININGGIYS; encoded by the coding sequence ATCAAATACGCCTTGGTCACGGGTGGATCTAGGGGAATTGGAAGGGCCATTTGTTTGCAACTTGCCAAGGATTTAGAATATCAGCTTTTAATCAATTACAATGGTAACAGGAAAGCTGCGGAGGAAACACTGAGGATGGTCCAGGAAGTGGGTGGTTCAGGACAAATCCTACAATTCAATGTAACCGATTCCCAAGCGGTAAAAAATACATTGGACGATTGGCATGACAAAAATAAAAACGCCGTTATCGAGGTATTGGTGAACAATGCAGGTATCAAGAAGGACGGACTCTTCATGTGGATGTCCATGGAGGACTGGTCCTCTGTTATCAATACAAGCCTCAACGGATTTTATAATGTCACCAATGCCCTCATTCAAAAATTGTTGACAAATAGATACGGCAGGATAATAAATATAGTTTCCGTATCCGGACTCAAGGGAACCCCAGGACAAACGAATTATTCAGCGGCAAAAAGTGCCGTAATTGGTGCGACCAAGGCCTTGGCACAGGAAGTAGCCAAGAGAAAGATAACTGTAAATGCGGTTGCCCCCGGATTTATAGAAACAGATATGACGGAGGATTTGGATGAATTGGAACTAAAAAAGATGATACCCGTAAACAGATTTGGGAAACCCGAAGAAGTGGCCCATGTCGTTTCATTTTTAGCTTCGGACAAAACATCCTATATTACGGGCGAAGTAATTAATATAAACGGAGGTATTTATTCCTGA
- a CDS encoding LpxL/LpxP family acyltransferase, whose product MATEWEGKSKGTVLGYKLYIFFLNTFGLGVAYFVLRFVVFYYFLFSYKSSRSIFYYFNRRLKYAKLKSIAAIYQSYYMLGKVLTDRVAISTKFREVYHYTHDGIEHIDELLKQNKGGILISGHIGNFEVSHYFLENRYSISKIFMVTTHAEHENIKEYMDGIVAKSSMEFIVVREDMSHIFEIHTALGQGGLVVFTGDRYLPGTKTLKQEFLGAEAEFPLGPYLLATRLKVPVLFVYVLKGPKKEYHLYAKKAIAKARDPQALLSEFTQSMEWILERYPYQWFNYFDFWKDSLKK is encoded by the coding sequence ATGGCGACTGAGTGGGAAGGAAAATCTAAAGGTACCGTCCTAGGCTATAAGCTATACATCTTTTTCCTCAATACTTTTGGACTAGGAGTCGCCTACTTTGTCCTAAGGTTCGTGGTATTTTATTACTTTTTGTTCTCCTATAAAAGTTCCAGATCCATTTTCTATTATTTCAACAGAAGACTCAAATACGCCAAGCTGAAAAGCATAGCCGCTATTTACCAAAGCTATTATATGCTTGGCAAGGTACTTACTGATAGGGTTGCCATTTCAACAAAATTCCGGGAGGTCTATCACTACACACATGATGGAATAGAACACATTGACGAATTGCTCAAACAGAACAAGGGCGGAATATTGATCAGTGGCCACATTGGAAATTTTGAAGTATCCCATTATTTTCTTGAAAACCGATACTCTATCTCCAAAATTTTCATGGTGACCACACATGCGGAACATGAGAATATTAAGGAGTACATGGACGGCATTGTTGCAAAATCCTCCATGGAATTTATTGTGGTACGTGAAGACATGTCGCATATTTTTGAGATTCACACTGCTCTGGGCCAAGGGGGGTTAGTCGTTTTTACAGGAGATCGATACCTCCCTGGAACCAAAACCCTAAAACAGGAATTTTTAGGCGCCGAAGCAGAATTTCCATTGGGACCCTATCTATTAGCTACCCGTTTAAAGGTACCGGTGCTATTCGTATATGTTTTGAAAGGGCCTAAAAAAGAATATCATCTGTATGCAAAAAAAGCGATTGCCAAGGCACGGGATCCGCAAGCCCTACTAAGTGAATTCACCCAAAGTATGGAATGGATTTTAGAAAGGTATCCCTATCAGTGGTTCAATTATTTTGACTTTTGGAAAGACAGTCTAAAGAAATGA
- a CDS encoding solute:sodium symporter family transporter, with the protein MDFLAVFSFLGFTLLVAIIAWYATRSTNEKSSDGYFLGGRSLTAGVIAGSLLLTNLSTEQIVGLNGSAYKDGLSVMAWETLAAMAMVVTAVFLLPRYLKGGLTTVPQFLADRFDVTTKTITSALFLTGYVVVLLPVILYSGSVAISGMFDVPGMFNISESSALVYCIWGIGIIGSIYAVFGGLKAVAVSDSINAIGLIIGGLLIPVFGLMAIGDGSVTQGLDVLMTANPERFDSTGEKGQEVPFVTIFTGMMLVQLFYWGTNQQIIQRALGAKNLAEGQKGLLLAAFLKILGPIILVLPGMIAYYYFEGGLASSDLAYPELVRAVLPKTLVGFFAAVLFGAILSSFNSVLNSSVTLFGIDIYKQHINKDASEATVVKYGKVFGICLALAAMFIAPLIANAGSLFNYLQEINGIYSIPIFTIIVVGYLTKRVPAIAAKIGIFLGSALYIVSQFIMKPHFIGNALEEAKNAGVTDPAQLSLVEADAYPHYLHVMAILFVMNCVIMLVIGKFYPRKEAFELRYTEQVDISPYKYVKQGGIAVVLIVVAIYVYFAK; encoded by the coding sequence ATGGATTTTCTAGCAGTATTCTCATTTCTAGGTTTTACGTTACTTGTGGCGATTATTGCCTGGTACGCCACACGAAGTACCAACGAAAAATCATCCGATGGTTATTTTTTAGGAGGGAGAAGTCTTACGGCAGGGGTCATTGCAGGATCGCTGTTGCTTACCAATCTTTCTACGGAGCAGATTGTAGGGTTGAACGGAAGTGCCTATAAGGATGGATTATCGGTTATGGCATGGGAAACCCTGGCTGCGATGGCGATGGTGGTCACAGCAGTATTTTTGTTGCCAAGATATTTAAAGGGCGGATTGACCACGGTTCCCCAATTTCTGGCAGATCGGTTTGATGTCACTACTAAAACGATTACCTCCGCGTTATTTTTGACCGGATATGTTGTGGTATTGTTACCGGTTATATTGTATTCTGGTTCTGTGGCCATTAGCGGTATGTTCGATGTTCCGGGAATGTTCAATATATCGGAATCATCCGCCTTGGTCTATTGTATATGGGGAATTGGAATCATTGGTTCTATCTATGCGGTTTTTGGCGGACTCAAAGCCGTGGCCGTTTCAGATAGTATCAATGCCATAGGTTTGATAATTGGGGGATTATTGATTCCTGTTTTTGGTTTGATGGCGATCGGGGACGGCAGTGTTACCCAAGGACTGGATGTTTTGATGACCGCGAACCCGGAGCGTTTCGACTCTACGGGGGAAAAAGGTCAAGAAGTACCCTTTGTGACCATATTTACCGGGATGATGTTGGTACAGCTGTTTTATTGGGGCACCAACCAGCAGATTATACAGCGGGCCTTGGGGGCCAAAAATTTGGCTGAGGGGCAAAAAGGGTTATTGTTGGCCGCTTTCTTGAAAATTTTAGGTCCCATTATCCTCGTACTCCCTGGAATGATCGCTTACTATTATTTTGAAGGAGGCTTGGCTTCCAGTGATTTAGCCTATCCAGAGTTGGTTAGGGCCGTATTGCCTAAAACTTTGGTCGGGTTTTTCGCCGCGGTATTGTTCGGTGCCATCTTAAGTTCTTTCAACAGTGTATTGAATAGTTCCGTAACTCTTTTTGGTATAGACATTTATAAACAGCATATCAATAAGGATGCTTCAGAGGCTACCGTGGTAAAATACGGTAAGGTTTTCGGTATTTGTTTGGCCTTGGCCGCTATGTTCATAGCTCCGTTAATTGCTAATGCAGGTAGCTTGTTCAATTATCTTCAGGAAATCAACGGTATATACAGTATTCCCATTTTTACAATAATCGTGGTGGGATATTTAACAAAGCGGGTTCCCGCCATTGCTGCCAAAATTGGAATATTCCTTGGTTCAGCCCTATATATTGTGAGCCAATTTATCATGAAACCCCATTTTATTGGGAATGCGTTGGAGGAGGCCAAGAACGCTGGGGTTACGGACCCTGCTCAATTATCCTTGGTGGAGGCCGACGCCTACCCGCACTACTTACATGTAATGGCGATATTGTTCGTTATGAACTGTGTCATAATGCTTGTTATAGGAAAGTTTTATCCAAGGAAAGAAGCATTTGAATTACGTTATACTGAACAGGTAGATATATCGCCCTATAAATACGTTAAACAAGGAGGAATAGCGGTTGTATTAATTGTGGTGGCCATCTATGTTTACTTCGCAAAATAA